From a single Candoia aspera isolate rCanAsp1 chromosome 2, rCanAsp1.hap2, whole genome shotgun sequence genomic region:
- the NEK4 gene encoding serine/threonine-protein kinase Nek4, with amino-acid sequence MPLGEYTFVRAVGKGSYGEVSLVRHRHDGKQYVIKRLNLKHASSRERKAAEQEAQLLSQLKHPNIVTYRESWEGDDGLLYIVMGFCEGGDLYHKLKEQKGQLLPETQVVEWLVQIAMALQYLHEKHILHRDLKTQNVFLTRSNIIKVGDLGIARVLENQHDMASTLIGTPYYMSPELFSNKPYNYKSDVWALGCCAYEMATLKHAFNAKDMNSLVYRIIEGKLPPMPKEYSIQLKELIRTMLSKKPEERPSVRSILRQPYIKQQISLFLEATKAKTCKNHKKISEPKPQGSSEKAELKNENTIPQKLPNELSKKSNGKEDKCLINNKTFEVFSSNKLAPEPEKSASENGLNSLDVSLATMSKVDIVIVPLEKRDSTTEQLAEDEEYGNVHILNEAESERARNGPGFKEESLLKMTKPCLKTGNVDTKEIDYGDDTTKVLQSTSKIPHASNKSLDSTEKLPVPIVPVEILNEASCGNSEEAKDTIPPISTPCVRPQGSVHEPSLSRQRRQKKQEQSEICLDKISAFGAQQQPPFPDVNVKTKEVNTDQQHAAKVLKKSKSIEVNNPKDRPLSARERRRLKQSQEDLLPSGPSVRQASYNASTETKLSREDSCIKIAQFISETSTDKKKSLSGCYTEDELSSSTSSTEKSDGDYKERKSNEMNDLVQLMTQTLKMDNIENYSQFTMPAPESQFRLNRKYRDTLLLHGKAAEEPDESQLRELPSDVLPGPQNIRRLVEILRADVVQGIGVKLLEKVYDVMEEDDEQKRELCLRKLMGEKYTSYSMKARHLKFLEENVKL; translated from the exons ATGCCCCTGGGTGAATACACCTTCGTGCGGGCCGTGGGGAAGGGCAGCTATGGGGAAGTGAGTCTGGTGCGGCACCGGCATGACGGCAAACAG TATGTTATCAAAAGGCTGAACCTTAAACACGCCTCAAGCCGTGAGAGAAAAGCAGCAGAGCAGGAGGCCCAGCTATTGTCACAATTGAAGCATCCTAACATAGTCACCTACAGAGAGTCCTGGGAAGGTGATGATGGCTTGCTATACATTGTCATGGGCTTCTGCGAAGGAGGGGACCTATATCATAAACTAAAAGAGCAGAAAGGACAACTTCTGCCCGAGACTCAAGTGGTGGAGTGGCTTGTTCAGATTGCTATGGCACTGCAG tatttgcATGAGAAGCATATTCTGCATCGAGATCTCAAAACTCAAAATGTATTCCTGACCCGTTCTAATATTATCAAAGTAGGGGATCTCGGAATAGCCAGAGTGTTGGAAAATCAACATGATATGGCTAGTACTCTGATTGGTACCCCTTACTATATGAGCCCTGAGTTGTTCTCTAACAAGCCTTACAATTACAAG TCTGATGTTTGGGCTTTGGGATGCTGTGCATATGAAATGGCCACGTTGAAGCATGCTTTCAATGCTAAAGACATGAATTCCTTGGTTTATCGAATTATTGAAGGAAAG cTGCCACCCATGCCAAAAGAGTATAGTATTCAGTTGAAAGAACTGATAAGAACAATGCTTAGTAAAAAGCCAGAGGAGAGACCCAGTGTAAGGAGCATATTGAGGCAACCATATATCAAGCAACAAATCTCTCTGTTTTTGGAAGCTACAAAGGC GAAAACATGTAAAAATCATAAGAAAATATCTGAACCCAAACCTCAGGGATCTTCAGAGAAAGCTgaattaaagaatgaaaatacAATACCTCAGAAGCTTCCTAATGAACTTTCAAAGAAGTCCAACGGG aaggaagataaatgtctaatcaacaataaaacatttgaagttttttcttcaaataaactAGCACCTGAACCTGAAAAAAGTGCAAGCGAAAACGGTTTGAACAGCTTAGATGTCTCTTTGGCAACCATGAGCAAAGTTGATATAGTTATTGTTCCACTGGAAAAGAGAGACTCTACAACCGAACAGTTAGCAGAAGATGAAGAATATGGAAATGTACATATTCTCAATGAAGCAGAATCTGAAAGAGCAAGAAACGGCCCAGGATTCAAGGAAGAAAGTTTACTGAAAATGACAAAGCCTTGCCTGAAAACTGGAAATGTAGATACTAAGGAGATAGATTATGGTGATGATACTACAAAAGTTTTGCAATCCACTTCAAAGATTCCACATGCAAGCAATAaa AGTCTGGACTCTACTGAGAAACTGCCAGTACCAATTGTTCCTGTAGAAATTTTG AATGAAGCCTCCTGTGGAAACTCAGAAGAAGCTAAAGATACCATTCCACCCATAAGCACTCCTTGTGTTCGGCCTCAAGGGTCTGTTCATGAGCCTTCGTTGTCACGACAGCGACGACAGAAGAAGCAGGAGCAGTCTGAGATCTGCTTGGACAAg ATTTCAGCATTTGGTGCTCAACAACAGCCCCCTTTTCCTGATGTGAATGTAAAGACAAAAGAGGTTAACACGGACCAGCAGCATGCTGCAAAAGTTCTGAAAAAGTCAAAAAGCATTGAAGTAAACAATCCCAAG GATCGGCCGTTATCAGCTCGAGAAAGGAGGAGATTAAAGCAATCCCAAGAAGACCTGCTTCCTTCTG GGCCTTCTGTAAGACAAGCATCTTATAATGCATCAACAGAAACAAAACTTTCAAGGGAAGACAGTTGTATTAAGATTGCTCAGTTTATCTCAGAAACCAGCACTGATAAG AAGAAAAGCTTATCTGGTTGCTATACTGAGGATGAACTGAGCTCTTCTACAAGCTCCACAGAAAAGTCAGATGGAGACTATAAAGAAAG AAAAAGTAATGAGATGAATGACTTGGTGCAGCTGATGACACAAACGCTAAAAATGGATAATATCGAAAATTATTCACAATTTACGATGccagcacctgaatcacaattCAGGCTAAATAGGAAATACAGGGACACACTGCTCCTACATGGGAAAGCAGCTGAAGAACCAGATGAATCTCAGCTTCGAGAGCTTCCTTCAG ATGTCCTGCCTGGTCCTCAGAATATTAGGAGATTGGTTGAGATTTTAAGAGCAGATGTAGTTCAAGGAATTGGAGTAAAGCTGCTAGAAAAGGTGTACGATGTCATGGAGGAAGATGATGAACAGAAAAGAGAG CTATGTTTGCGGAAGCTCATGGGAGAAAAGTACACATCTTATAGCATGAAGGCCCGTCATTTAAAGTTCTTAGAAGAAAATGTGAAGCTTTGA